CCCTTGCTGATACCGGTCACGGTGACGGTCACACCGTCGTGCACGAACTGGCGGCTCGCGCCCTTGGGCAAGGTGTCGGTGGTCATGATCCCGGTGGCCGCAGCCGCCCAGTTATCCTCAGACAAATCATCCAATGCGGCTTGCAGGGCGCCTTCGATTTTCTCCACCGGCAGCGGCTCACCGATCACGCCGGTGGAATACGGCAGCACCTGGCTGGCGTCTACGCCGGTCAACTGCGCCAGCTTCGCGCAGGTGCGCGCAGCGGCGACCAGGCCAGGCTCGCCGGTACCGGCGTTGGCATTACCGGTGTTGGTCAGCAGGTAACGAATCGCCCCGGCCACACGCTGCTTGGCCAGGATCACCGGTGCAGCGCAAAAAGCGTTGAGGGTGAACACGCCGGCGACGGTCGAGCCTTCGGCGCAGCGCATCACCACCACATCCTTGCGCCCTGGACGCTTGATACCGGCCGAAGCGATACCAAGTTCAAAACCGGCGACCGGGTGCAATGTGGGCAAAGGACCAAGACCAACAGCCATGTATGCGCTCCTTGAGAGAGAGGATGTGTGTGCCGTCACTGTCGACGGTAAATTAATGGCAAAACGCCGCGACGGCTGATGCCGGTCGCGGCGCAGGATGTTGCAGCGTCAGGCGAAAATCTTATTCGATCTGGCCGTGGCAGTGTTTGTATTTCTTGCCCGAACCGCAGAAGCACAGCTCGTTGCGGCCCAATTTCTGATCATTGCGTACCGGGCTTTGGGCCAGGGCCACATCGACTTCTTCACCCAACACCTCAGGCGCGTCCAGGCCAGGTGCTTCGTCATGCTGGAACTGCATGCGCGCAGCCAGTGCCTCGGCTTCCTGACGCAGGCGTGCCTCTTCCTCGATCGGGTCTTCGCGACGCACCTGAACGTGGGACAGCACGCGAATCGAATCGCGCTTGATCGAATCCAGCAACTCGGAGAACAACGTGAACGACTCGCGCTTGTACTCCTGCTTCGGGTTCTTCTGTGCGTAGCCACGCAAGTGGATGCCGTGGCGCAGGTGGTCCATGGTCGACAGGTGGTCTTTCCACAGGTCGTCCAGCACGCGCAGCACGATCTGCTTCTCGAAGGTGCGCAGTGCTTCGGCACTCGCCTGCTCTTCTTTCTCGTTGTATGCGGCCAGCAGCTCGCTCATCAGCTTCTCGCGCAGCGTCTCTTCGTACAGGTGATCGTCTTCGTCCAGCCACTGCTGGACCGGCAGGTCCACACCGAAGTCGCTCTTCAACGCGGCTTCCAGGCCGGCTACATCCCACTGCTCAGGCAGCGACTGCGGCGGGATATGCGCGCTGACGGTCGCGTTGAGCACGTCCTGGCGGAAGTCGGCAATGGTCTCGCCAATGTTGTCGGCGGCCAGCAACGTGTTACGCATGTGATAGATCACTTTACGCTGTTCGTTGTTGACGTCATCGAACTCAAGCAGTTGCTTGCGAATGTCGAAGTTGCGGCCTTCGACCTTGCGCTGTGCCTTCTCGATGGCGTTGGTCACCATGCGGTGCTCGATCGCTTCGCCGGACTGCATGCCCAGGGCCTTCATGAAGTTCTTCACGCGGTCCGAGGCGAAGATGCGCATCAGGCTGTCTTCCAGGGACAGGTAGAAACGGCTGGAACCGGCGTCACCCTGGCGACCGGCACGACCACGCAACTGGTTGTCGATACGGCGCGATTCGTGACGCTCGGACGCAATCACCTGCAAACCACCGGATTCCAGTACGGCCTGGTGGCGTTTCTGCCAGTCGGCCTTGATCTGGGCGATCTGCTCGGGGGTCGGGTTGTCCAGCGAAGCCACTTCCACTTCCCAGTTGCCGCCCAACAGGATGTCGGTACCACGACCAGCCATGTTGGTGGCGATGGTCAGTGCGCCTGGGCGACCGGCCTGGGCGATGATCTCGGCTTCCTTTTCGTGGAACTTGGCGTTGAGCACCTTGTGCTCGATGCCTTCCTTGTTGAGCAGGTTGGACACGTGCTCGGAAGTCTCGATGGTCGCGGTACCCACCAGGATGGGGCGGCCCTTGGCCATACCGTCCTTGATGTCGTTGATGATCGCCGCGTATTTCTCTTCGGCGGTCAGGAACACCAGATCGTTATAGTCTTTACGCGCCAGCGGCTTGTTCGGCGGGATGACCACCACCGACAGACCATAGATCTGGTGGAATTCGAACGCTTCGGTGTCGGCCGTACCGGTCATGCCGGACAGTTTGTTGTACAGACGGAAGTAGTTCTGGAAGGTGGTGGACGCCAACGTCTGGCTTTCGGCCTGGATGTTGAGCATTTCCTTGGCTTCGATGGCCTGGTGCAGGCCTTCGGACAAACGACGACCGGGCATGGTACGGCCGGTGTGTTCGTCGACCAGAACGACCTGGCCGTCCTGGACGATGTATTCGACGTTGCGATGGAACAGCTTGTGGGCGCGCAGGCCGGCATACACGTGGGTCAGAAGGCCCAGGTTATGCGCCGAGTACAGGCTTTCGCCTTCGGCCAGCAGGCCGATCTGGGTCAGCATGTCTTCGACGAACTGGTGACCGGCTTCGTTGAGTTCGACCTGACGGGTCTTCTCGTCGATGGTGAAGTGACCTTCTTTGGTCACCACGCCTTCGACTTCCTCGATGTGCTGCTCCAGGCGCGGGATCAACTTGTTGATCTCGGTGTACAGGCGCGAGCTGTCTTCGGCCTGGCCGGAGATGATCAGCGGGGTACGGGCTTCGTCGATGAGGATGGAGTCGACTTCGTCGATCACGGCAAAGTTGAGTTCGCGCTGGAATTTTTCTTCCATGCTGAACGCCATGTTGTCGCGCAGGTAGTCGAAACCGAATTCGTTGTTGGTGCCGTAGGTGATGTCGGCGGCGTAGGCGGCGCGCTTCTCTTCCGGCGGCTGGAACGGCGTGACCACACCGACGGTCAGGCCGAGGAATTCATACAGCGGGCGCATCCAGTTGGCGTCCCGGCGAGCCAGGTAGTCGTTCACCGTCACAACGTGCACGCCCTTGCCGGACAGTGCGTTGAGGTAAACGCCCAGGGTTGCCACCAGGGTCTTGCCTTCACCGGTACGCATTTCGGCAATCATGCCTTCATGCAAGGTCATGCCGCCGATCAGTTGGACGTCGAAGTGGCGCATGCCCATGACGCGCTTACCGGCTTCACGGGCGACCGCAAAGGCTTCGGGAAGCAGCTTGTCGAGGGTTTCACCTTTGGCTATGCGGGCCTTGAACTCTTCGGTCTTGGCGCGCAATTGCTCGTCCGACAGGGCAACCATCTGCTCTTCGAAGGCATTGACCAACTGCACCGTCTTGAGCATGCGTTTGACTTCGCGCTCATTCTTGCTTCCAAAAAGTTTCTTTAACAAAGGCGCAAACATATCGGCAGGTTCTTCCACACATAGGGATGGAGGGCGCACCGTCAGTGGCCCGAGCAGCCCTCACGGCCGCATGCGAACGCGCATTCTACCCGGAATCGTGGGTGAGGAAAGTGGCGTTGTTCCCCGATGCGGGCACGGCGCTGTGAGAGGGCTTGTTTAAAATAAGGGCTTTTGCTGGAACTTCAACCCATCAAGCGTAGAAGTTACTTATTGATTTCACGGGAAAAGCCCTGCCGATGCATGGCGTCGGGGCCCACAGGCGCTTTCTGTTAAGATGCTCGCTCTGTTACCTAAGGTGTCTAAACATGGCATTTCGCCCTCTTCCAGCCCGCGCTCCCAGCGTGTTGCTTCGCGAAGCCAAGCCGTTGAGAGCCATCTTTGGCCACGCCAAGCGCCTGGGGCATTTGCAACGCCTGCTCGAAAGCCAGTTGCAGCCGGCCGCGCGCGAACACTGTCATGTGGCGTCCTGGCGTGAAGGCAATCTGCTGTTGATCGTCACTGACGGCCATTGGGCGACCCGTCTGCGTTACCAGCAAAAACGCCTGCTGCGCCAATTGATGGTGTTTGATGAGTTCGCCGGCCTGGTGCGCATCCAGTTCAAGGTACAGCCGCCCACCGTGCTGCGCAGCGCGGCGGGACATACCCTGGACCTGTCGGAAAATGCGGCCGAAACCCTTCAGGCCACGGCCGAAGGGATCAATGATCCGGGTCTGCGCGCGGCACTGCAACGGCTGGCCGCCCATGCCAGGCCCAAATCCTGAGCCTCACTTGCGCTTGCTGCCGCCCAGCAACGAGCCCAGCAAGCCGCGCACCAACTGGCGCCCCATCTGATTGGCGGCCTGCTGCATGGCGGATTTCAGCGCCTTGCCTGCCGTGGTGCCCAGGAATGCACCGGCCTTGTCGGTAAAGCTGGGTTCTTCGGTCGCGGGCCTGGCCTCATCGGTCGGTCCCAAGTCTTTACGCGCCATCAGTACTTCGTAGGCTGATTCGCGGTCAATCGGCTTGTCATAACGGCCCTGCAGCGGCGAACTGGCGATCAACGCCGCCCGTTCGGCCTCGGTCAGCGGCCCGATCCGCGACTGCGGCGGTGCGACCAGCACCCTCTGGACCCTCTCCGGCGTGCCCTTTTCCTCCAAGGTGCCCACCAGCGCTTCACCGGTGCCCAACTCGGTCAACACCGCCAAGGCATCGAAGGCCGGGTTGGGTCGGAAACCGTCCGCCACCGCCCGCAGGGATTTTTGCTCTTTGGTGGTAAATGCCCGCAGGCCATGCTGAACACGCAAGCCCAACTGCGCCAGCACCGTGTCAGGCAAGTCGCCCGGCGATTGAGTGACAAAGTACACGCCCACCCCTTTGGAACGAATCAAGCGCACCACCTGTTCCAACCGGTCCTGCAAGGCCTTGGGTGTATCGGCGAACAACAGGTGCGCCTCATCGAAAAACAGCGCCAACAGCGGTTTATCCGCATCGCCACGCTCGGGCAACTGCTCGAACAGTTCCGCCAGCAGCCACAACAGGAAAGTCGCGTAGACCTTCGGCGCGTCATGCACCAGGCGGCTGGCATCCAGCAGATGGATACGACCGCGCCCGTCGCCGGCGGGCTGCAAGATATCCTCAAGCTGCAGGGCCGGCTCGCCGAACAGCGCTTCGGCGCCCTGCTGCTCCAGCACCGCAAGGCGCCGCAACAGCGCCTGGCTGGAGCCGGTGGTCATCAGCGCCGCATCGTCGCCCAACAGTTCAGGGTGATAACGCAGGTGGTTGAGCAATGCCTTGAGGTCTTTGAGGTCCAGCAGCAACAGGCCTTCACGGTCGGCCACCTTGAAGGTCGCGTACAGCGCCGACTGCTGGCTGTCGGTGAGTTCCAGCAGACTGCCAAGCAACAACGGGCCCATTTCACTGATGGTGGTGCGCAACGGATGACCGGACTGGCCGTGGATATCCCACAGCGTGACCGGATAAGCCTTCGGCGCGTAATCAAGAAACGGCATCCCGGCAATGCGTTCGGCGACTTTGCCCTGAGGGTTGGCCGCGGCGCCCAGACCGCAGAGGTCACCCTTGATGTCGGCGGCGAATACCGCCACGCCCGCATCGCTGAAGGCTTCCGCCAGGCGCTGCAAGGTGACGGTCTTGCCGGTGCCGGTGGCGCCGGCGATCAACCCGTGACGGTTGGCCAGGCGCATGGGCTGGGCGATGGGCTGGCTGTCTGGACCGGCACCGATAAGCAGTTGTGTGGAGTCAGGCATTTCGTCACCTATGGTTAATCTTTAGGGCCGCGAGGTCGATATAGACGGATGTAAGCCCGACAAAGACTAGAAAACGGTCAGATAATTCCGACACGGACCAACGGAGCTATCACCAGAAATATCACACTTTTTTAACGCTGCCATTTTGCGCCTCCTCTAGAGGGCGCGCACTGGATATCAAGACCTTAGCGGACCCTACAAGCCATGAATAAAAACCTGCGCTTCAGCCATAAAATTTTGCTTGCAGCCTCCCTTATTGTCATCGCCGCCTTTGCGTTGTTCACCCTCTATAACGACTACCTGCAGCGCAATGCGATTCGTGACGACCTCAATAGCTACCTGCATGAAATGGGCGACGTCACCGCCGGCAGCATTCAGACCTGGCTCACCGGGCGTATCGCGCTGGTCGAAAACGCCGCACAGAATATCGCCCTCAACCCCGAGCCTTCCGTGGTTGCCAGCCTGCTGGAACAGAAAGCGCTGACATCGTCGTTCATGGCGACCTACGTCGGCGACAGCCAGGGCACCTTCACTATCCGCCCTGACACCAAGATGCCCGAGGGTTTCGACCCGCGTGTGCGCCCCTGGTACAAGGGCGCCCAGGCCAGCAACGGCTCGACTTTGACCGAGCCTTATATCGACGCGGCCACGGGGCAGCTGATTATTTCCATCGCCACCCCGAGCGCCAAGGCCGGCCAGAGCATCGGCGTGGTGGGCGGCGACCTGAGCCTGCAAACCCTGGTGGACAACATTGGCGCGCTGGACCTGGGCGGCATGGGCTACGCATTCCTGGTCAGTGCCGACGGCAAAGTGCTGGTGCACCCGGACAAGGCGCTGGTCATGAAGACCCTGGCTGACGTGTACCCCAAGGACACGCCTAAGATCAGCACGGACTTCAGCGAAGTGCAGGCCAACGGCAAGACCAATATCGTGACCTTCACTCCGATCAAGGGCCTGCCGTCGGTGAACTGGTACCTGGGCATTTCGGTGGATAAAGCCAAATCCTTCGCCATGCTCACCGAATTCCGCACGTCGGCGGTCATCGCCACCCTCATCGCCGTGGTGATCATCATCGCGCTGCTGGGCATGTTGATTCGCGTGTTGCTG
This genomic stretch from Pseudomonas orientalis harbors:
- the secA gene encoding preprotein translocase subunit SecA — translated: MFAPLLKKLFGSKNEREVKRMLKTVQLVNAFEEQMVALSDEQLRAKTEEFKARIAKGETLDKLLPEAFAVAREAGKRVMGMRHFDVQLIGGMTLHEGMIAEMRTGEGKTLVATLGVYLNALSGKGVHVVTVNDYLARRDANWMRPLYEFLGLTVGVVTPFQPPEEKRAAYAADITYGTNNEFGFDYLRDNMAFSMEEKFQRELNFAVIDEVDSILIDEARTPLIISGQAEDSSRLYTEINKLIPRLEQHIEEVEGVVTKEGHFTIDEKTRQVELNEAGHQFVEDMLTQIGLLAEGESLYSAHNLGLLTHVYAGLRAHKLFHRNVEYIVQDGQVVLVDEHTGRTMPGRRLSEGLHQAIEAKEMLNIQAESQTLASTTFQNYFRLYNKLSGMTGTADTEAFEFHQIYGLSVVVIPPNKPLARKDYNDLVFLTAEEKYAAIINDIKDGMAKGRPILVGTATIETSEHVSNLLNKEGIEHKVLNAKFHEKEAEIIAQAGRPGALTIATNMAGRGTDILLGGNWEVEVASLDNPTPEQIAQIKADWQKRHQAVLESGGLQVIASERHESRRIDNQLRGRAGRQGDAGSSRFYLSLEDSLMRIFASDRVKNFMKALGMQSGEAIEHRMVTNAIEKAQRKVEGRNFDIRKQLLEFDDVNNEQRKVIYHMRNTLLAADNIGETIADFRQDVLNATVSAHIPPQSLPEQWDVAGLEAALKSDFGVDLPVQQWLDEDDHLYEETLREKLMSELLAAYNEKEEQASAEALRTFEKQIVLRVLDDLWKDHLSTMDHLRHGIHLRGYAQKNPKQEYKRESFTLFSELLDSIKRDSIRVLSHVQVRREDPIEEEARLRQEAEALAARMQFQHDEAPGLDAPEVLGEEVDVALAQSPVRNDQKLGRNELCFCGSGKKYKHCHGQIE
- a CDS encoding DUF721 domain-containing protein encodes the protein MAFRPLPARAPSVLLREAKPLRAIFGHAKRLGHLQRLLESQLQPAAREHCHVASWREGNLLLIVTDGHWATRLRYQQKRLLRQLMVFDEFAGLVRIQFKVQPPTVLRSAAGHTLDLSENAAETLQATAEGINDPGLRAALQRLAAHARPKS
- a CDS encoding helicase HerA-like domain-containing protein, coding for MPDSTQLLIGAGPDSQPIAQPMRLANRHGLIAGATGTGKTVTLQRLAEAFSDAGVAVFAADIKGDLCGLGAAANPQGKVAERIAGMPFLDYAPKAYPVTLWDIHGQSGHPLRTTISEMGPLLLGSLLELTDSQQSALYATFKVADREGLLLLDLKDLKALLNHLRYHPELLGDDAALMTTGSSQALLRRLAVLEQQGAEALFGEPALQLEDILQPAGDGRGRIHLLDASRLVHDAPKVYATFLLWLLAELFEQLPERGDADKPLLALFFDEAHLLFADTPKALQDRLEQVVRLIRSKGVGVYFVTQSPGDLPDTVLAQLGLRVQHGLRAFTTKEQKSLRAVADGFRPNPAFDALAVLTELGTGEALVGTLEEKGTPERVQRVLVAPPQSRIGPLTEAERAALIASSPLQGRYDKPIDRESAYEVLMARKDLGPTDEARPATEEPSFTDKAGAFLGTTAGKALKSAMQQAANQMGRQLVRGLLGSLLGGSKRK